Below is a genomic region from Persicimonas caeni.
ACGAGGAGTGGGTGCTGCGTCCCGACTACGAAGGCGAGCCGTTCGAGGCGACTCGCGACGGCGTGGATTGGAAGGTCAAGCAGGGCGAGGAGACGGTGCTGAAAGCCCGCGCCAACGCGCTGGCGCGCCCCGAAATCCTCGCGCTGAAACTCGACGGCTTGTCGGTGCTCGAACGGATGAGTGTGGGGGCGTGGATGGAGCGGGGGCGGCCGTAGCCTTGGCGCTAGGCGTCGCCGTGCTTAAGTTTTGCGCTGGGAAAAGTTGTAGCTAGGCTCCAGAGAGGCAAACGCTGTGTCTGTAGAATTCGAGGATTACTACAAAGTTCTCGGTGTCGATCGAAATGCGTCCCAACAAGAGATCCAAAAGGCGTTTCGAAAGCTCGCCAAGAAATATCACCCCGATGTGAGCAAAGAGGCGGACGCTGAAGAGCAGTTCAAGAAGGTCAATGAGGCCTACGAGGTCCTCAAGGACCCCGAAACCCGCCAGAAATACGACCAGCTCGGCAAAAACTGGAAGAATTTCCAGGGGGCCGACGGTGGATTCCGCCCGCCTCCCGGCTGGGAGAATATGCGCGCCAACATGGGCGGCGCCTCGTTCGAGGACCTGTTCGGCGGGGCTGCACGTGGCGGCGGCGGTGGGTTTAGCGATTTCTTCAACATCTTCTTTGGCGGCGGCCGTGCCGGCGCGCAGGCCGGCGGCTTCGATTTCCAGAATATGGGTGGGTTTGCCCAAGGCGCCCCTGGCGGTGCCCGAGGCAGCACGCGTGCGCAGCAGCGCAAAGGACGCTCGCGCGAAGCCCAAGTGACCGTGTCGCTCGAAGACGTCGCTGGCGGCGCCGAGCGCAAGATCACCGTGCCGGTGCACGAGCGCACGCCGCAGGGCCACGTGGTCCAGAAGACCAAGCGCCTCAACGTCAAGATTCCGCCGGGCACCACCGACGGCACCGTCATCCGCCTGCAGGGGCAGGGGGAACCGGGAGTCGGCGGCGGGCCGGCCGGCGACTTGCGACTCGAGGTCAAGATTGCGCCTCATCCAGACTTCGAGGTCGACG
It encodes:
- a CDS encoding DnaJ C-terminal domain-containing protein, whose protein sequence is MSVEFEDYYKVLGVDRNASQQEIQKAFRKLAKKYHPDVSKEADAEEQFKKVNEAYEVLKDPETRQKYDQLGKNWKNFQGADGGFRPPPGWENMRANMGGASFEDLFGGAARGGGGGFSDFFNIFFGGGRAGAQAGGFDFQNMGGFAQGAPGGARGSTRAQQRKGRSREAQVTVSLEDVAGGAERKITVPVHERTPQGHVVQKTKRLNVKIPPGTTDGTVIRLQGQGEPGVGGGPAGDLRLEVKIAPHPDFEVDGHDLYTDLYVTPWEAALGAKVPVKTLDGEVTLTIPAGSQSGSKLRLRGKGLPKKAGKKKGNLYARLLVRVPDELSDRERELFEALAEASNFDPRQA